A section of the Dehalobacter sp. DCM genome encodes:
- a CDS encoding L,D-transpeptidase — translation MYSIILSLDKRQLYVFGDNQMIRTYPVGIGKDATPTPIGSYRIIDKVPNPGGVFGVMWLGLSIPKYGIHGTNNPQSIGKQVSKGCIRMHNKDVLDLARMIPIGTSVTIRK, via the coding sequence ATGTATTCGATTATTCTTTCCTTAGATAAACGGCAGCTTTATGTATTTGGGGACAATCAAATGATCAGGACATATCCGGTTGGCATTGGCAAAGATGCTACACCTACCCCTATCGGATCTTACAGAATCATTGATAAAGTGCCGAATCCCGGTGGTGTATTTGGTGTGATGTGGCTTGGACTGAGCATTCCGAAATATGGAATTCACGGTACAAATAATCCACAATCTATTGGTAAACAGGTCTCCAAGGGCTGTATCCGCATGCATAATAAAGATGTTTTAGATTTGGCTAGGATGATTCCTATCGGCACTTCTGTTACGATTCGAAAGTAA